One Ranitomeya imitator isolate aRanImi1 chromosome 1, aRanImi1.pri, whole genome shotgun sequence DNA window includes the following coding sequences:
- the LOC138662065 gene encoding uncharacterized protein isoform X1, with amino-acid sequence MASDSSNTPPLRSPASSSEEESQEEQREQEQRPRGQAVVAGRQVSQRAHDDQLDIDMMVAAIEERGPLWDSRDPRHADQGILRRLWIEVAQLLWDGFDSASPVAKAKFLKQLKTRWRSMKDRFRRGLKKEGQIRSGAAASRTSVYKYNRILQFLRPVLESRETHSSTRETVRPSGAVLREAPSEPSQPSHSESRSAPPQSGEPAAGPSDVPLAEASVAPSFGSSRQRQRASDRAVMPEFLHLSTVFQNGFKALCDKMSNIDRRLENIESELSRPAKHFFSAIHKGMVEHLTPELQISVMQGCNNAYVTALQQARVMQSATTVPAVPSLAAMTPTPAAEHHHRAPRAEGHRHRHRHHRTQPQSSDHARPSRAHRREADPHPEGERRKKKKKTTTSTTTLAMAAPKTTTSTQPGSTRSTPSTQPGSTRSTPSTQPGSTRSTPSTQPGSTRSRSSQPRTLVVPPPPSPPALAVSPPSTGWIDVGIPSSVIDYAASSPSSSSSVSSTTPKSGEYQSPLIADIDTP; translated from the exons atggccagcgattccagcaacaccccaccgctgaggagtccg gcttcttcaagtgaggaggagagccaggaggaacagagggagcaggagcagagaccacggggccaagctgtggttgcaggacggcaa gtttcacaacgggcccatgatgaccaactcgatattgacatgatggtagcagccatagaggaacggggcccgttgtgggacagccgtgacccccggcacgcggaccagggcatattgcgccgtttgtggatagaggtggcacaattgctgtgggatggcttcgacagcgcttcccccgtggccaaagctaaatttc ttaaacaattgaagaccagatggcgctccatgaaggaccgtttcaggaggggcctgaaaaaggagggacagatccgtagtggtgctgcagcgtcaaggacctctgtgtacaaatacaaccgtatattgcagttcttgcgaccggtccttgaaagcagaga aacacacagcagcacccgcgagactgtccgaccctctggagcggtccttcgtgaagcgccatctgaaccgtcgcagccatcccacagcgagagcaggtctgcaccaccacaatctggcgaaccggcagccggtccatcagatgttcccctggccgaggcctctgtcgctccttccttcgggtcttcccgacagcgtcagcgggcctcggacagggcggtcatgcccgaatttttacatttgagcaccgtatttcagaatggtttcaaggcgctgtgcgataaaatgtccaatatcgaccggcgtcttgaaaacatcgaatcggagctctcgaggccggccaaacatttttttagtgccattcacaagggcatggttgaacatcttacgccggaactccagatttcggtcatgcagggctgcaacaacgcatatgtcactgctctgcagcaggctcgggtcatgcagtcagcgactacagtgcccgcagtaccatcgctggctgccatgactccgactcctgctgcagagcaccaccacagagctccgcgtgccgagggccaccgccaccgccaccgccaccacagaacacagccccaaagttctgatcatgccaggccttcaagggcacacagacgggaagccgacccacacccagagggagagaggaggaaaaaaaagaagaagacgacgacaagcactacgaccttggctatggctgctcccaaaacaaccaccagtacacagcctgggtcgacccggagcacaccaagtacccagcctgggtcaacacggagtacacccagtacccagcctgggtctacaaggagtacacctagtacacagcctgggtctacccggagccggagtagccagccaaggacactggtcgtccctcctcctccctcacctcctgctttggcagtctcgccaccgtcaactggctggattgatgtcggcatcccgtctagtgtcatagactatgctgcttcctccccctcgtcctcctcctcggtctcctcaacaaccCCCAAAAGTGGggaatatcaatcccccttaattgctgacatagataccccttaa
- the LOC138662065 gene encoding uncharacterized protein isoform X2, producing the protein MASDSSNTPPLRSPASSSEEESQEEQREQEQRPRGQAVVAGRQVSQRAHDDQLDIDMMVAAIEERGPLWDSRDPRHADQGILRRLWIEVAQLLWDGFDSASPVAKAKFLKQLKTRWRSMKDRFRRGLKKEGQIRSGAAASRTSVTHSSTRETVRPSGAVLREAPSEPSQPSHSESRSAPPQSGEPAAGPSDVPLAEASVAPSFGSSRQRQRASDRAVMPEFLHLSTVFQNGFKALCDKMSNIDRRLENIESELSRPAKHFFSAIHKGMVEHLTPELQISVMQGCNNAYVTALQQARVMQSATTVPAVPSLAAMTPTPAAEHHHRAPRAEGHRHRHRHHRTQPQSSDHARPSRAHRREADPHPEGERRKKKKKTTTSTTTLAMAAPKTTTSTQPGSTRSTPSTQPGSTRSTPSTQPGSTRSTPSTQPGSTRSRSSQPRTLVVPPPPSPPALAVSPPSTGWIDVGIPSSVIDYAASSPSSSSSVSSTTPKSGEYQSPLIADIDTP; encoded by the exons atggccagcgattccagcaacaccccaccgctgaggagtccg gcttcttcaagtgaggaggagagccaggaggaacagagggagcaggagcagagaccacggggccaagctgtggttgcaggacggcaa gtttcacaacgggcccatgatgaccaactcgatattgacatgatggtagcagccatagaggaacggggcccgttgtgggacagccgtgacccccggcacgcggaccagggcatattgcgccgtttgtggatagaggtggcacaattgctgtgggatggcttcgacagcgcttcccccgtggccaaagctaaatttc ttaaacaattgaagaccagatggcgctccatgaaggaccgtttcaggaggggcctgaaaaaggagggacagatccgtagtggtgctgcagcgtcaaggacctctgt aacacacagcagcacccgcgagactgtccgaccctctggagcggtccttcgtgaagcgccatctgaaccgtcgcagccatcccacagcgagagcaggtctgcaccaccacaatctggcgaaccggcagccggtccatcagatgttcccctggccgaggcctctgtcgctccttccttcgggtcttcccgacagcgtcagcgggcctcggacagggcggtcatgcccgaatttttacatttgagcaccgtatttcagaatggtttcaaggcgctgtgcgataaaatgtccaatatcgaccggcgtcttgaaaacatcgaatcggagctctcgaggccggccaaacatttttttagtgccattcacaagggcatggttgaacatcttacgccggaactccagatttcggtcatgcagggctgcaacaacgcatatgtcactgctctgcagcaggctcgggtcatgcagtcagcgactacagtgcccgcagtaccatcgctggctgccatgactccgactcctgctgcagagcaccaccacagagctccgcgtgccgagggccaccgccaccgccaccgccaccacagaacacagccccaaagttctgatcatgccaggccttcaagggcacacagacgggaagccgacccacacccagagggagagaggaggaaaaaaaagaagaagacgacgacaagcactacgaccttggctatggctgctcccaaaacaaccaccagtacacagcctgggtcgacccggagcacaccaagtacccagcctgggtcaacacggagtacacccagtacccagcctgggtctacaaggagtacacctagtacacagcctgggtctacccggagccggagtagccagccaaggacactggtcgtccctcctcctccctcacctcctgctttggcagtctcgccaccgtcaactggctggattgatgtcggcatcccgtctagtgtcatagactatgctgcttcctccccctcgtcctcctcctcggtctcctcaacaaccCCCAAAAGTGGggaatatcaatcccccttaattgctgacatagataccccttaa